The sequence CGTTTCCCGCTCTATGCCGGGGGGCTCGGCATCCTGGCGGGCGACCTTCTGAAGGCAGCTCACGACGCGCAGTTCCCCATGGTGGGCGTGGGCATCCTCTGGCGGCAAGGCTACGTCCGGCAGATCATCGAGGACGGCCGGGTCGTGGATGCGTATCCGCTGTACGACCGGATCAAGGACGAGCTGGAGGAGACGGGCGTCGAGGTGACCGTCGAAATCCGCCGGCGGCCCGTGCACATCAAGGTGTGGCGCCTGGATGGCTCGGGCCGGTCCAGCGGTCCGCGCCACGCCCCGCTTTACCTGCTGGACACCAACCTCCCCGCGAACGCCGACCGCTGGATTACGGGGCAGCTTTACGGGTGGTTCGCCGAGGAGCGGGTCGCCCAGGAGATGGTGCTGGGCATCGGCGGGGTGAGGGCGCTTCAGGCGCTGGGGCTGGAGGTCGAGATCTACCACTTCAACGAGGGGCACGCCGTCCTGGCGGGCCTGGAGCTGATCCGCCAGCACATGGAGAAGGGCCTGCCGTTTGACCAGGCGTGGCAGGCCGCCCGGCGGCGTATCGTCTTCACGACCCACACGCCGGTCAAGGAAGGCAACGAAACGCACCCGCTCGCGCTCCTGGAGTACATGGGGGCGTTTTGCGGCCTGAATCGCCGGCAGATGATCCGCATCGGCGGCGACCCGTTCCAGATGACGGTCGCGGCACTGCGCCTGTCCCGGGCTGCCAACGGCGTCTCGGAGCTGCACGGCCGCACAGCCCGCCGCATGTGGGCGGACGTGACCGGCGCTCCTCCCATCCAGGGCATCACGAACGGCGTGCACGTCCCGACCTGGCAGGATCCCCGGATGGCCAGGGCGTTTGCCGCGGGCGGCGACCTGTGGGGCGTTCATTCGGCGCTGAAGGCACAACTCATCGACTTCATCGAGCGGCG comes from Bacillota bacterium and encodes:
- the glgP gene encoding alpha-glucan family phosphorylase gives rise to the protein MMPQRVRVAYLCMEFGLDARFPLYAGGLGILAGDLLKAAHDAQFPMVGVGILWRQGYVRQIIEDGRVVDAYPLYDRIKDELEETGVEVTVEIRRRPVHIKVWRLDGSGRSSGPRHAPLYLLDTNLPANADRWITGQLYGWFAEERVAQEMVLGIGGVRALQALGLEVEIYHFNEGHAVLAGLELIRQHMEKGLPFDQAWQAARRRIVFTTHTPVKEGNETHPLALLEYMGAFCGLNRRQMIRIGGDPFQMTVAALRLSRAANGVSELHGRTARRMWADVTGAPPIQGITNGVHVPTWQDPRMARAFAAGGDLWGVHSALKAQLIDFIERRTGTRLSPDRLLVGFTRRAAPYKRADLIFREPDVIGPYLESGRVQVIFSGKAHPLDDRGKEIVGQLLAMARRYPRSVVFVPDYDMEIARMVTRGSDVWLNNPIRPMEASGTSGMKAAINGVLNFSVLDGWWPEACRHGENGWQIGGGYEGPDADEHDARSLYETLLEEVLPTYEQNRARWVEMMHNSIADVVERFSAARMLQRYDELMYSARGEQ